The sequence ATCACTGAACACGACTTGATCAGAGGTTTCCTGGTTCATCAGGACGGGATCGAACCTTCCGCCCGTCGCGCTATCCATCGTTGGTGAAAGCGGCGAGGGATGCGCCCATCGATGGTGGCGAGCCCCAATCCGATAACCCCAATGCCGACGAAGTGCCACACCGCCAACTGTTCATCCAGAATCAACGCGCCCAATAAAATGGCGCTGACCGGGATCAGGAAAGTGACCAGGAGAATATTGGTCGCCCCGGAAGTCGCCAGAATGCGAAAGTAGAGAATATAGGCCAGCGCGGTGGAGAGCAGCGCCAATCCCACAATAGCGCCCCAGATTTCGACGCCGGGGGCCGCAAGCAGCCAGGGGCGGTCCACCCACAATGCCAGCGGCAGCAACAATACGGTAGATGCGCTGACCTGCCCGGTGGACGCCACCAGCGGCGTGATGCCCCAGCGCGCAAACCGGCGTCCGAATACACCGGCCAGCGCGTACGAGAGCGCGGCGCCCAGCACCGCCAGCTGCGCCAGCACATTGACACCCAGACCGGAAAGTACCGACGGGCCGATCACGATGACCACTCCGACAAAACCCAGCACAACCCCGATGACCCGTCTGGCGGTCATGCGTTCATCGCTGGTCAGCA is a genomic window of Pseudomonadota bacterium containing:
- a CDS encoding DMT family transporter, whose amino-acid sequence is MTLGSWLTLIVLSVLWGGSFFFVGVVVDALPLLTIVILRVGLAAIALNFVVFTLGQRLPTELRVWRAFIGMGLLNNMVPFTLIVWGQSYITSGLASILTAATPLFAVVAAHLLTSDERMTARRVIGVVLGFVGVVIVIGPSVLSGLGVNVLAQLAVLGAALSYALAGVFGRRFARWGITPLVASTGQVSASTVLLLPLALWVDRPWLLAAPGVEIWGAIVGLALLSTALAYILYFRILATSGATNILLVTFLIPVSAILLGALILDEQLAVWHFVGIGVIGLGLATIDGRIPRRFHQRWIARRAEGSIPS